DNA sequence from the Chryseobacterium indicum genome:
TCTTTTAAAATCACATCAGAAAAATTACTATTAAAGGAATACTCCATTTCATTCTTTATATTTTCCGGAATATTTCCATTACATTTTTCACTTTGATTTTCATAAGAATCATTAGCCGACCCAACACTCAGTTTCTTTTGAATGACAGGTTTGAAAAATGTTGAATTATTCTTTTTTGATTGTGCCGCCTGTTCTTTTTGGGCTTTTAAAGTTTCCATGATGTGCAATTTTATTATGTTCTCTACATTTTAGTAAATTATAGTTTGTATTTACTTATTTTTTAATTGAGTAAGTATTGTTACCCTATCCATTGAGAAAGAGAGAAAACATCCAAAGTATTTTTTCTAAAATTTCTTACTCTCTTAAAAACACCAGTTCCATTTGATGATCCGTTAATATCTGTATTTCCTTCTATCGTGGTAAACGTGTCTGTTCCTACTTCAATAACAATTGCTGTATGAATCCAGTCATATTGAGATTTTCTGATTAAAACCACGTCTCCTGGTTTCACTAATTCAGGATTTTTTTGAATTTCTTTATTTCTTATCAAAGCATTTTTTTCAATTGCTTTCATTCCCACGGTATCACAACTAAAAGTAAGAGGCATGATATCAAAAATATTTTTTTGATGTAAAGAAAACGCTTGATCCAATATAGTTTGTACAAAACCCATGCACCAAAACCAATTTATACCTTCATTTCCATTCATATATGTTCGTACCCAAGGTCCTGAATTACTTTGATTTCTTATTACCAACTCGCTGGGATTTTGCTTTACATGATTTTGGGCTACATCAATAATTGTTTTTCTTATTGTGCTATTAGGCAAGACATTTTCAAATGCTACTTTAACTTTTTTACACAATTCAGAAAAAACCTGTTGATCTAGAATCCCATTTTGAGTAGCACCAATAAACTTTTGAAAATGATTTACCGCTGTTTCTGTTGCATTTCCAAAATCTCCATCAATAGCTGTCATTGTTCCTATTCCGGGATGAGCCATTTCTTGCAAACAAAGCCAAGATTGAATTTTTTCTACATCACTTTTTTTATTATTAGAGCCATTTCTTTTTTGAGTGTTAGTAATACTCAATTCTTTTAAATATTGATTTTTTTTCATAGTTTTAATTTTAAAATTAATTTTGTTTTTTTTATAATTTTAATAGATTATAATTTCAGAAACTCCAGTTTACTGTCATCAATTCTTCCATCCAAGGTGTCTGTATCATCCCAATTCCCCAAGGTAATTGTTCCAACAAAATATCTACTCCTTTATCTTCTACCCAAAGCTCATAAGAACACAATCCCGAAACGGATAATTTACCATTTCTTTGCAAAAAAGTCTCTCTTAGAGCTTCTAACGATGAGTTTTTCATCACAGACCAATATTCTAAAACGACTAACAACAAATCATTACAAATCTCTTTTTCTTCTTGGCTAATTTTTTGCTTGGTATTTACGACTTCATCTATGGGAAATCCGCAAAGAATTTTATTTAAAATCAATTCGTTTTCAAAGAAAATTTCCTGACCTGTGATGAGATATTGAGTCAATAAAACCGCTTTGTGTTGGCTTTCTTTATCTATCCAAACCTCATCTTTACATAAATTCAGTTTCTGGAAAAGGTTTACAAGAAAAGGATGCAAAATTACAAGACCTGCATTGTCTATGTAAAGCGATGAAATCTGTAATTCTGATGTATTTGCTTTTATATTTTCACGACTATCCTGTTGTTCTTTTTTCTGGTTTTGATTATTAGTTTCATTAAAGTTAACACTATTTCCCTTATCGTTTTCAGGGATTTCCCCCTTATTTATAGAAAATTTTTCGTTGTTAATTTTATTTGAATCGTTTTCTTGATGGAATGCATCTTCATCGGATTTTAATGGTTCTTTTCTGTTTTGATTAATTTCGTTAAAATCGTCTTGTTCTTTATCCTTACGTTGCAATTTTTGATTTTTAAAGTCTTTATTTTCAGCGAAATTTTGCTGCTGATGAAGCCATTTTTCCAGCTCTTCAACCGAAGAAAATTTAATTTCAGAATTAAAAAAAGCTTTTAATATTTGAGAAATCGGTTGTTTTGAGGTCGAAAGTTTTAAGATTTCAAAAATTACTTTTTCTTTAAAAGATTCTTTAGTATTAAAATAAAATCTAATTAACGCTGTTTTGCTTTCATCGAAAATATTGATGATTTTTTCAATAAAAAACTCTGATATTTCTATTTTTTTAGTGATTTCGTCTATATTTTTCGAGTATGAATTTTCTGCAATAATTCCTGTTTTCAAATAATTAAAAAATAATTTTTCGGCAAATTCCTCTTGTGATTCAAAACCGAAATTCTCTAATTTTTCTTTGGTTTTATTGAATTTTAAAACAGGAAAATGATCTTTCAGATATTCTTCAATTTTGAGTAAAGTGTGGTTTACAAGCTCTTTTTTCCAGTTTTTTTGAGAAATATTGGGTAACTCAATCGACAGATTTTCAATTTCCCATTCGTAATTTTCTATGGAATATTGGTCTAAAATGATTTCTAATTTTGGGTAAAAATCTTTCTCCAACACATCGGATAATGTATTCTGAACCTCTTTCCCAAAAGATTGAGAAGAACACTGAATATCTACAATATGTTTTTGAAGAAGATGCATTTTTATTCGATTATCCATTTAAAAAATTAAACGGTGGACAATGGAATGATACAGAAGAAAATGCTTTTCCACCTTCTATTCCCATTTCAGATTTTTTCTCACCTCCTATCACATAATTAAAATCAAAAACAATATTTTTTTCTCTGAAATAAATACTTGTACTTAGTGGATAATCCATTATTTGCCCATTAATAGAAGCAGTATAAGGAATAATAAACCGCACGCTTTTCATGTTAAGGGGTACAATGTTTTCTAGATAGTTTAACACTTCAATATCTTTATCCGCCAAAGGAAAAATATAAATATTATCGAAAAAAACGTCTTCCTTTATAGATGAAGCATTTTGTATAGATTTTTCTGGATTTAGAATGCGGATATTAAAAGTAATGTTTACCCATTGATCTTTTATTCCCTTTATAGAATACCATAAAGTATTTTGCATTTTATCAACTACAGGTTTATCTTCCGTCCAAAAATGGAAAAATTCCACTTTTTCAGTTTCAGGAAAAGGAACGTTTTCCGTGTAGTTTAATATCTCGTTTAGTACTTCCCGCACTTCTCTTGCGGTATTGTTTCCGTTATCGTTAATAGTATCTATTTTTGCGATTACTTGTGCTTTTGTTGCCATAATATTTAGTTTTTAGTGGATTATTATTTTTGTGTATTGAAGTCTTTTTCGTTGAAATCTGGATGATTAAAATCTCCTACTTTTACCCCTATTTTTTGTGTATTTATACAGAGTTCTCCCAATTGTTTTATGGTTACGGTAAAAGCGTTTACTTTTTCGTTAAAAGGAAAAGTATGGCTTACCACTTTTTTGTCGGTGGTTATTTTTTCGGTTTTGTCCCCGAAATCTATTTCGTACTCGTGTTTATCGTCTTGTGCATTATTGGTAAACAAGAATGTTTTAAAGTTGTCCTTATCCATTGCTACACTCCAATTGGAAATTTCATTGGGTTTAGAAATTTCAATTTCTAACGTATTGCTCAGCTCTTCTTCGGTTTCATACTGCAATGTATATTTTGCAGGGTTTTTAATAGACTCGTGGTTGGGTTGCAGATAAAACTTATCGCTTCTTTTTACAATGGCATTTTTAGCAGTTCCTAAAAAACTTCCGTCTTTTTTACCTTTTATAATGACCTCGTATTCTTTATCGTCAGTATTGCAGTATTTTAGCGTATTTAGCGAAATAGAAAGCGGTTCTTTCTTCTCAATTTTCAGTTCTATGTTGTTTCCTTCTCCGCAGCACATATAAGGAACAAAAAAATCTGCAATTACCAGCTGCTGAAAAGAAACTTCCTGAGGTTTTTCGGTAACGGGATATTGTATTGCCTTATAAAGATTTCCCAGCAAATAAGATCTCATTTCCTTGGTATAAAGAGGCGAAAGATTATATTCTGCCACTTTTAGGATATTGGATTTTATATTTTCTGTTTCTTGTTTGCATTTATCCAGTTCTTCTGGTAGAGCTACTATCTGCGATGTATAATCCTTAAATGTAATACTTGCATTAATCTCCTGCATTACGCTTTCTTTCAGGTTAAATCCTCGTTTGTAAATTTTTATAGACTCTAGCAACTGTACGTAAGATTTTACGGGGGTTTTGGGTTTAAATACTGTGCTGTCCACATATACC
Encoded proteins:
- a CDS encoding peptidoglycan-binding protein, with product MKKNQYLKELSITNTQKRNGSNNKKSDVEKIQSWLCLQEMAHPGIGTMTAIDGDFGNATETAVNHFQKFIGATQNGILDQQVFSELCKKVKVAFENVLPNSTIRKTIIDVAQNHVKQNPSELVIRNQSNSGPWVRTYMNGNEGINWFWCMGFVQTILDQAFSLHQKNIFDIMPLTFSCDTVGMKAIEKNALIRNKEIQKNPELVKPGDVVLIRKSQYDWIHTAIVIEVGTDTFTTIEGNTDINGSSNGTGVFKRVRNFRKNTLDVFSLSQWIG
- a CDS encoding contractile injection system tape measure protein — encoded protein: MDNRIKMHLLQKHIVDIQCSSQSFGKEVQNTLSDVLEKDFYPKLEIILDQYSIENYEWEIENLSIELPNISQKNWKKELVNHTLLKIEEYLKDHFPVLKFNKTKEKLENFGFESQEEFAEKLFFNYLKTGIIAENSYSKNIDEITKKIEISEFFIEKIINIFDESKTALIRFYFNTKESFKEKVIFEILKLSTSKQPISQILKAFFNSEIKFSSVEELEKWLHQQQNFAENKDFKNQKLQRKDKEQDDFNEINQNRKEPLKSDEDAFHQENDSNKINNEKFSINKGEIPENDKGNSVNFNETNNQNQKKEQQDSRENIKANTSELQISSLYIDNAGLVILHPFLVNLFQKLNLCKDEVWIDKESQHKAVLLTQYLITGQEIFFENELILNKILCGFPIDEVVNTKQKISQEEKEICNDLLLVVLEYWSVMKNSSLEALRETFLQRNGKLSVSGLCSYELWVEDKGVDILLEQLPWGIGMIQTPWMEELMTVNWSF